A DNA window from Arachis duranensis cultivar V14167 chromosome 3, aradu.V14167.gnm2.J7QH, whole genome shotgun sequence contains the following coding sequences:
- the LOC110278386 gene encoding uncharacterized protein LOC110278386: protein MVPHVPLNPQAPAFVPAYQNTWPFTAIPTAPPPPPLPPTEPPCLQGEFLSLPPNFSLYLPTVPLPLSDGTNNTFLSSPPEPFVVVNEEVAVTDSLKQQRQLQFNHHGFMNIRVGPRRSYQQQHQARVLWKPKKVKEEKEDRKQQEKLYSYGYGYGGKRGRQDFRRDDLVKFLENHCMVENSKIEQGFEKTDVLAFDFVYLPIDFKTGFNKGYAFVNFTTSKAAWKFNITASNSKWEMYQSQKVRQVAKANIQEF, encoded by the exons ATGGTTCCTCACGTGCCTCTTAACCCACAAGCCCCCGCGTTTGTCCCGGCTTATCAGAACACATGGCCTTTTACCGCCATTCCTActgcaccaccaccaccaccactgccGCCGACAGAACCACCGTGTCTGCAAGGggagtttctctctcttccACCCAACTTTAGCCTGTATTTACCCACAGTGCCGTTACCCCTTTCTGATGGTACGAACAACACCTTCCTTTCATCACCACCAGAACCGTTTGTGGTGGTGAATGAAGAAGTTGCTGTTACTGATTCACTGAAACAGCAGCGGCAGCTGCAGTTCAATCACCATGGATTCATGAACATCCGAGTTGGTCCGAGACGATCATATCAGCAGCAGCATCAGGCGCGAGTACTGTGGAAGCCAAAGAAAGTGAAGGAGGAAAAGGAAGATAGGAAGCAACAAGAGAAGCTCTATAGCTATGGCTATGGCTATGGAGGGAAGAGGGGGAGACAAGATTTTCG GCGAGATGATCTGGTGAAGTTTTTGGAAAATCATTGCATGGTGGAGAACAGTAAAATAGAGCAAGGATTTGAAAAGACTGATGTTTTGGCCTTTGATTTTGTTTATCTGCCGATTGATTTCAA GACAGGATTCAACAAGGGCTACGCATTTGTGAATTTTACAACCTCAAAAGCAGCATGGAAATTCAACATAACAGCCTCGAACAGCAAATGGGAGATGTACCAATCCCAAAAGGTTCGGCAAGTTGCAAAAGCAAACATTCAG GAGTTTTAG
- the LOC107476632 gene encoding stress response protein NST1 translates to MASSATHFLHFLRSQPLSSSSSSSFVSLLKPLLLSSPNVLSMHTSPLLPQNLFPSLTRHHFSSPSLYLPHAPPPFVALTGSSQNSEEEDDYYNDEDDETELYDEESDDDDDLESERSSFEENTQIGSESNSTSSPLERKREERLKVEVPSLSVKERKELASYAHSLGKKLKTQLVGKSGVTPNVATSFIETLEANELLKIKIHRSCPGELEDVVKQLEEATGSVAVGKIGRTLIIYRPSLTKLKAEEKKKQVRQLFLKRQLKYRQLNKSREQVPKLSRRGSSSSWKVRSSRS, encoded by the exons ATGGCGTCTTCAGCAACTCACTTTCTCCATTTTCTTCGTTCACAaccactgtcttcttcttcttcttcttcattcgtTTCGCTACTGAAACCGCTTCTTCTTTCCTCTCCCAATGTCTTATCCATGCATACTTCACCGCTTCTTCCACAAAACCTCTTCCCCTCCCTCACTCGCCACCACTTCTCTTCACCTTCCCTCTATCTTCCTCACGCGCCTCCCCCTTTTGTGGCTCTCACGGGTTCATCACAAAACTCGGAGGAGGAAGATGACTACTACAATGACGAAGACGACGAAACGGAGCTGTACGATGAAGAATCTGACGACGACGATGATTTGGAATCGGAAAGGAGCAGTTTTGAGGAGAATACACAGATAGGTTCAGAATCGAATTCAACTTCGTCGCCATTGGAGAGGAAGAGGGAGGAGAGGTTGAAGGTAGAGGTTCCGAGTCTCAGCGTGAAGGAAAGGAAAGAGCTTGCGTCTTACGCGCACAGTTTGGGGAAGAAGCTCAAGACCCAGTTGGTGGGAAAGTCCGGTGTTACCCCCAATGTTGCAACCTCTTTCATTGAGACACTTGAAGCCAATGAGCTTCTCAAG ATTAAAATACATAGGAGTTGCCCTGGTGAGTTGGAAGATGTGGTGAAGCAGCTGGAAGAAGCAACCGGTTCAGTGGCAGTTGGTAAAATTGGTCGAACCCTGATTATATACAGGCCTAGTCTCACCAAATTGAAGGccgaagaaaaaaagaaacaagttCGTCAACTCTTTCttaaaagacaattaaaatACAGACAATTAAACAAG AGTAGGGAACAAGTACCAAAATTATCACGGCGTGGTTCATCTTCATCGTGGAAAGTGAGGAGTAGTAGGTCATAA
- the LOC107476629 gene encoding protein DETOXIFICATION 46, chloroplastic, protein MALKLSLPLPRTIRTPSLRNPNLISLPSSLSARNYNAALPSKSFHAASIRRRFGFRPARVAQGQELSGSSEDNDGMVVTVEEEGEKKELADQGIWSQVKEIVMFTGPATGLWLCGPIMSLMDTAVIGHGSSIELAALGPATVVCDYMSYMFMFLSIATSNMVATALANQDREEVQHHISVLLFVGLACGISMLLFTKVFGAAILTAFTGPKNAHVVPAANTYVQIRSLAWPALLSGWVAQSASLGMKDSWGPLKSLAAATVINGIGLVVLCRILGYGIAGAAWAAMISQVFSAYMMIQNLNKKGYDALALSIPSGKEFLNILGLAAPVFLTLMSKVAFYSLLIYNATSMGTHTMAAHQVMVQIYMTCTVWGEPLSQTAQSFMPGLIYGINRNLAKAWLLLRSLVSIGAILGLLLGIVGTSIPWLFPYLFTPDQMVIQGMHKVLIPYFIALSVTPPTVCLEGTLLAGRDLRFISLSMSGCFCLGALVLSVLSSRFGLQGCWFALAGFQWARFSIALLRLLSPSSVLSSEDLSQHELQKLKAT, encoded by the exons atggcACTGAAACTTTCATTGCCTCTGCCTCGTACTATTCGCACCCCTTCCCTCAGAAACCCCAACCTAATTTCACTTCCTTCATCACTCTCAGCTCGCAACTACAACGCTGCTCTTCCTTCGAAATCGTTCCATGCGGCGTCAATACGACGTCGCTTTGGGTTCCGACCGGCTCGTGTGGCTCAGGGACAAGAGCTCAGTGGTAGTTCCGAAGATAACGATGGAATGGTGGTGACGGTGGAAGAAGAGGGTGAGAAGAAGGAGCTTGCAGATCAGGGTATATGGAGCCAGGTGAAGGAGATTGTGATGTTTACTGGGCCTGCTACTGGGCTTTGGTTGTGTGGGCCCATCATGAGCCTCATGGATACTGCTGTTATTGGTCACGGTAGCTCAATTGAGCTTGCTGCCTTAG GTCCTGCCACGGTTGTGTGTGATTACATGAGCTACATGTTCATGTTCCTCTCTATTGCTACCTCCAATATGGTTGCAACTGCCCTTGCTAACCAG GATAGAGAAGAAGTTCAGCATCACATATCTGTCTTACTTTTTGTTGGCTTAGCCTGCGGCATCTCGATGCTTTTGTTCACAAAGGTGTTTGGTGCAGCAATACTCACCG CTTTTACTGGACCAAAGAATGCACATGTTGTACCTGCTGCTAATACTTATGTTCAG ATTCGAAGCTTGGCATGGCCTGCTTTACTTTCTGGATGGGTTGCTCAGAGTGCAAG TCTTGGCATGAAGGATTCCTGGGGACCTTTGAAGTCTTTGGCAGCTGCCACCGTTATAAATGGAATTGGTCTTGTAGTTTTGTGCCGCATCTTAGGATATGGTATTGCAGGGGCTGCATGGGCTGCAATGATATCTCAA GTATTTTCTGCATATATGATGATTCAAAATCTAAACAAGAAAGGATACGATGCACTTGCTTTATCCATTCCTTCAGGGAAAGAATTTCTGAATATACTTGGTCTTGCTGCTCCTGTATTTTTAACACTGATGTCAAAG GTGGCTTTCTACTCGCTGCTTATATATAATGCTACTTCAATGGGTACCCATACAATGGCCGCTCACCAA GTTATGGTTCAAATCTACATGACATGTACAGTTTGGGGCGAACCTCTCTCCCAAACTGCTCAATCATTTATGCCTGGGTTGATATATGGAATAAATCGGAATTTGGCAAAG GCCTGGTTGCTTCTAAGGTCTCTTGTAAGTATTGGAGCTATACTTGGATTGTTGTTGGGGATTGTTGGAACATCTATTCCTTGGTTATTCCCTTATCTTTTTACACCTGATCAGATGGTCATCCAAGGG ATGCATAAAGTGCTGATACCGTATTTCATAGCGCTATCTGTGACACCACCTACTGTATGCTTGGAAGGAACATTGTTG GCTGGACGGGATCTAAGATTCATAAGCTTGTCAATGAGTGGATGCTTTTGTCTTGGTGCACTAGTGCTATCA GTCTTAAGCAGTAGATTTGGTTTGCAAGGCTGTTGGTTTGCCCTTGCCGGATTTCAGTGG GCTCGGTTTTCAATTGCCCTTTTGCGCCTTCTCTCTCCCAGTAGCGTTCTGTCCTCAGAAGATTTAAGCCAACATGAGCTGCAAAAGTTGAAGGCTACCTAG